Proteins from a single region of Punica granatum isolate Tunisia-2019 chromosome 8, ASM765513v2, whole genome shotgun sequence:
- the LOC116215970 gene encoding desiccation-related protein PCC13-62-like, translating to MARKLYRSTYFPLILLSFAWAFSGALSSKDAKCGRPIKASDTDRVQFAMNLEFLEAEFFLNGALGHGLDSITPYLAKGGPPPVGAEKANLDPVTQRIIEEFAYQEVGHLRAIYTEVGGIKRPLLNLSAQNFAHIMDEAVGKKLQPPFNPYRNSINYVLASYAVPYVGLVGYVGTIPYLSNFTAKGLIASLLGVESGQDAVLRALLYEKATQKVAPYNITVAEFTNKISMLRNRLANCGIKDEGVIVPRKLGAENRTTSNILSADSYSRSYSRTPQEIVRIVYGTGSESKPGGFYPHGANGRIAKSFLS from the exons ATGGCGAGAAAACTATATCGCTCGACTTATTTCCCTTTAATTCTTCTAAGCTTCGCATGGGCATTCAGCGGAGCCTTAAGTAGCAAAGATGCTAAGTGTGGACGACCCATCAAAGCTAGTGATACGGATCGGGTTCAGTTTGCAATGAACCTCGAGTTCTTGGAGGCTGAGTTCTTCCTGAACGGGGCACTGGGGCACGGACTCGACTCTATCACCCCTTACCTTGCCAAGGGTGGGCCGCCGCCTGTAGGGGCAGAAAAGGCCAATCTTGACCCGGTCACTCAACGGATAATCGAGGAATTCGCATACCAAGAAGTTGGTCACCTTAG GGCAATCTACACAGAGGTTGGTGGAATCAAACGACCTCTGTTGAATCTCAGCGCCCAGAACTTCGCACATATAATGGACGAAGCAGTTGGCAAGAAATTGCAACCACCATTCAACCCTTACCGCAATTCGATCAACTATGTCTTGGCTTCATACGCGGTCCCATACGTTGGATTAGTCGGTTATGTGGGCACTATTCCGTACCTCTCCAACTTCACTGCCAAAGGC TTGATCGCGTCTCTCTTGGGTGTGGAGTCGGGTCAGGATGCGGTGCTGAGGGCATTGCTCTACGAGAAGGCAACCCAAAAGGTGGCTCCATACAACATCACGGTGGCGGAGTTCACAAACAAAATCTCTATGCTCCGAAATAGGCTGGCAAATTGTGGCATCAAGGATGAGGGCGTTATTGTACCTCGCAAGCTTGGAGCCGAGAACCGGACCACAAGCAACATCCTATCTGCAGACTCGTATTCAAGATCGTATTCTCGAACTCCTCAGGAGATCGTCAGAATTGTGTATGGAACAGGGAGCGAGTCCAAGCCTGGAGGGTTTTATCCCCACGGCGCAAACGGCCGTATCGCAAAAAGCTTCCTTTCTTGA
- the LOC116215969 gene encoding desiccation-related protein PCC13-62-like — MARKLYRSTYFPLILLSFAWAFSGALSSKDDKCGRPIKASDTDRVQFAMNLEFLEAEFFLNGALGHGLDSITPYLAKGGPPPVGAEKANLDPVTQRIIEEFAYQEVGHLRAIYTEVGGIKRPLLNLSAQNFAHIMDEAVGKKLQPPFNPYRNSINYVLASYAVPYVGLVGYVGTIPYLSNFTAKGLIASLLGVESGQDAVLRALLYEKATQKVAPYNITVAEFTNKISMLRNRLANCGIKDEGVIVPRKLGAENRTTSNILSADSYSRSYSRTPQEIVRIVYGTGSESKPGGFYPHGANGRIAKSFLS; from the exons ATGGCGAGAAAACTATATCGCTCGACTTATTTCCCTTTAATTCTTCTAAGCTTCGCATGGGCATTCAGCGGAGCCTTAAGTAGCAAAGATGATAAGTGTGGACGACCCATCAAAGCTAGTGATACGGATCGGGTTCAGTTTGCAATGAACCTCGAGTTCTTGGAGGCTGAGTTCTTCCTGAACGGGGCATTGGGGCACGGACTCGACTCTATCACCCCTTACCTTGCCAAGGGTGGGCCGCCGCCTGTAGGGGCAGAAAAGGCCAATCTTGACCCGGTCACTCAACGGATAATCGAGGAATTCGCATACCAAGAAGTTGGTCACCTTAG GGCAATCTACACAGAGGTTGGTGGAATCAAACGACCTCTGTTGAATCTCAGCGCCCAGAACTTCGCACATATAATGGACGAAGCAGTTGGCAAGAAATTGCAACCACCATTCAACCCTTACCGCAATTCGATCAACTATGTCTTGGCTTCATACGCGGTCCCATACGTTGGATTAGTCGGTTATGTGGGCACTATTCCGTACCTCTCCAACTTCACTGCCAAAGGC TTGATCGCGTCTCTCTTGGGTGTGGAGTCGGGTCAGGATGCGGTGCTGAGGGCATTGCTCTACGAGAAGGCAACCCAAAAGGTGGCTCCATACAACATCACGGTGGCGGAGTTCACAAACAAAATCTCTATGCTCCGAAATAGGCTGGCAAATTGTGGCATCAAGGATGAGGGCGTTATTGTACCTCGCAAGCTTGGAGCCGAGAACCGGACCACAAGTAACATCCTATCTGCAGACTCGTATTCAAGATCGTATTCTCGAACTCCTCAGGAGATCGTCAGAATTGTGTATGGAACAGGGAGCGAGTCCAAGCCTGGAGGGTTTTATCCCCACGGCGCAAACGGCCGTATCGCAAAAAGCTTCCTTTCTTGA